ACGGCAGCTCACTCGGGAAGCACTACACGATGACCCCCTCGCTCCTGCCCCCTGTCCCACCTAGCCCCCATCACCTCTCCAGCATGAGAGCATCCTCACAGGACTAAAAGCACTGGCCTCGGGATGAGCTCAGAGCAACCAGCTGAGGATgcagggtgctggcagggaTCAGAGAGCACAgagcctggcagggcagcggcCGAgcctgtccctgcacagccGGGCGCCTCCCGTGAGTGCAGGAGtcattttccaatttattttttttttgaagctctAGAAAGCACGTGCCAAGGCAGGGGCAAGTGAGCGCCAAGCAGAACAAACAACAGTGTCTGGTTCGAGTTAGCTACTGACTCCAGAGACTAAAAAAGGAACACAGACAAAGAGCAGCAACGTTaatggcataaaaaaaaatcctcctctcCTGTGTTCCTGCTTGTTAGCACAGGGGAGAGACAGGCTAAAGCTGGGATTTCAAAAGAGCTTAAAGGAGTTAGATGTCTGAATCCCATTCAACAGCAACAGGAATCCGGTACTTAATTTCTGGGGCCGACTTTGAAGATCTCGGTGATAATTTGCACCTTCGGAGCACATTTCATCTCAAAGCCACTTACAAAAGGCTGGTGAGGATCAGGTCCCTGTTTCAGCAGGTGGGGAGGGAGTTCAGGAAAGTCCCATTTTTAGGCTTAtgagtaaaaaaaacaacagacatTTACCAAAGGCAGGAGCAACCAGACTGCCTGTCCCAGATGCAGGGACCCAGATGTGGGCAGCGTCCCACCCTCAGCGCTGGGCAGGATGGATACCCCTGCTAACATCCTGCTAACCATCAGGACACGGCCTTGTGCTGCGATGTGTGATGGAGGAGCTCTACAAAGTGATGTTCAACCACCTAACCCCAGTGTTTGGTCCCACTTCAGCCCTACCTCGAAGCCCCCACCGGTAGGAGACATCCTGCAGAGACCAGGCTCACCCTGCGCTTGCCTCTCCACAcctcctctctcctccattttttcctctttatttattttaaaactaatgaaCTGCTCTCCAGAGCGACTTTACCACTATCGATTCCAGGAGCAAAACCCCATTGATCTTGGTTTCAACAAACcacctttttaattttgcttccCGAGGGCGACGGATGGGGCGAGAGGCAGCCTTCGAGGGTTCCTTCCTTCGCCCCACGCTGGCACCGCGTTTGCTCCAAGCTAAGGGCAGAGCAGGTGCCTTGTGTAGGTGAAGAAGAGCCCAGTAATTAAGCCAGGAGTTATCTGGCTGGGTTCAAGGAGCAGAAGAATAGagaagagggtttttttctgggggacagagggaggaaggggtCCGGCGGCCGCAGCCCACCCGCCCACGGGGACTCACCGTGTTGAAGTTGGGGAAGAGGTTGAGTGGGGATGTCCCGTTGAGCCTGAAGGTCAGGAAGTGCTTGATGTCCAAGGAGGGGTGAAGGGGCCGGCCGGGAATAGGCAGCGAAGCTAGGAGGGGACTGCTGtgtccagagggacctgggcgGGCAGAGGGGAGAGAGCAGCGTTAGCACAGGTGGACCCCACTCATGCACGGGGACAAGGCCACCAGGACGGTCCGACACTGCTCTGACCCTTTGGTGACATGTCCCAGACGGGGGAGTTCGGGGCATCCCTCTGGCTTTTGGgttcagccccagcacccccgcACGAAGCTCGACACAGCCAtttccattctgtgattctgtgattccacaTCGGAGCATTGCATGCGACGGAGTTTGAACCAtctgaagaacagcaaaaatccctcccctccccccaaaaaaagcacCCCTCTCCTGCGGGATATCCCACGGGGGGGGGCTCCCAAGCAGCCGATGGAGAGGCACGGGGAGCATCCCAGCCACAGCTGCCCCCCCTGAGCAAAACACTGAGCTGAGGGCAGAGGGCAGAGAGatgagcagcccccagcacgcCACGGCCCCGGCTTCGCACAGGTGTTGAATTTTGGGCCCCTCCAAGCCTCGCAGGcgccccagctctgcctccccgcTGCTATTTTGGGTGGAAACCACCCGCAATCCCCAACCGCGGCTCCGGCAACAGAGCCGCCCACTCCCCAtccaggctctgctggctgccttgCATCTTCCCCCGCAAACCAATTGTGAGCTCCAGCGTGCGGTGTAAAAATAGCCTGCGgttattaataattttctgtttaaaaagaaaacacccgTAGGGACAAGGGAACGGCAAACAGAAGGGATCTGGAACCCAGGCATTAGTGCAAAGGCAGCAGTTTTCCATGCGGCCTGATCCATCCCGCCAGACACCTCCCTCCATCCTGCACAGGCCAGGCTGGGAGCCTGCGCCCTGGGATCAAGGAGTGGGGAAGAGTTAATAAGccaacaaatgaagaaaataaaatattaaaggttTCGATATGCTGTGAGCCAAAAAATCCCATTCACATCTCACGCGACTCCATCCCTCCTCCTTCAGCCCCTTTCAGCAGCCTGGACCATGGACAaggctattattattattattattattattattattattattattattattattattattatcttggTCCTTTTCCACCTTGTTTTCAGGGCTTTGCTCTGCTGGAAGATACTTGGGGTCGCAGCGCTGCCCTCAGCCCACCCTCCCTCTTCCAGCATTAGGAAAAGCGGAAAACccatcaggagaaaaaaaaaaaaacagcagcagcaggggagaggagcCATCACCCACCCCACAAACCCCCAAAACCTccaaaacccccaaatccccccacACCGGCTCCTCTACCACGCAGACTTGGCTGGACGAGGAGCTCGCTCCCGCAGCGCATCGTTGCCGCTCCCCCGCTGCGCTTTGCTTTCTGCCCTAAACCCGACTCCCCACTGGCAAAAACCAGGCTGGTGCcgagagaaaaatctgaaattcaaaGTTCGGgagatttttctgaatttctgaacgGGGAGCTCGCCGCGCTGGCCCTGCAGGCAAAAACGACCTCTTTCTGGGAGAGCGCGCACGGCCGCTCCTTCATCTGCACCGGAGCGGTCCCTGAGTCAGTCCTGACTCCGGgggaaaaattacattttgcttcATCAGGCGTGCATTGATCGAGTTAATTCCAGAGTCGCCCAGAAGGGAAATCTGTGAAActgctcaaaaaataaataaataaagtaatagcAACAGTGACGAGGGAGGCAGCAAGAGCAAGCAGAAATGGGTGAACGATGCATAATTAACCTTCCGAGGCATGAAGCAGTATTTCTGCCTCAAATCATCGGAGAtggcagcaccctgcacccGGGGACCTggcccctggggaccccccctcCAGCCTGCAGACGCAGCCCCGACCGTGCCGAGAAAAGCGGTTGCAGCAAAGGCATTTGGGGCTGGATTGCAAAGGTTTCCGCTTGCCTTTTGTCTTTGCACTTTGCATTGATTGTGCTGGCCTTAAAACCTAAGATATATTACGTTCAACACTGGGAGAAACAAGAGGGCAAGCAATGCCTCTGCCCCCATTGCAGGTGACCGAACAAACGAGTTTGGAGCTCTGCGAGCAACACCCGGGTGCTGCTGCCCGGGaaggtgctggggcaggagcacccatgggtgctgcccACAGACAGACTATGGAAAGGACATGCTAAGCCAGCCCTCGGCATCTTTGATCCCAGTTTTGTGGGTTAATCATTTTAGGGCTGGGTCAGAAATCAGGGGTAAAAGACACAGCCTATTCGGAGAGCATGCAGAAACCCCATCCGAGATTGGACCCTGTGGTAGGAGGTAGGAAAGCCACCTTTCCTTCCAGATTTAGGTTGACAAGACTTCACAAGACCCCAATGAATAGGAAAAGGCCTTAATCAGCATTGTGCATCTTTCTGCAGAGCCCCAGTGAGGTGCAGGGGCTGTGCAAGGAGAGGCCACGAGCCCGTAGCAGGCACAAGGAGGAAAAGCACCACTCAGCTGAAAGGGAACGCGCTGCGGCTGGCGCTGCTCGCACTCCTGTggctaaagggaaaaaaaaaaaggaaaataatcacGCGGCTTGGGGACAAAGTCACCGTCAGCTTCAGCTTGCCTAAACCTCAGATGATCACAAAAGCATGAGCACTAGatgcagggagcaggcagcaagcagcacagccacagccccaGTGCAAGAAGGGCTCCTGGTCACATCCTGAGCTCCCAGACCCATCCTGAGCCCCCAGTCCCGTCCCGAGCTTCCAGTCCTGTCCTGAGCTCCCAGTACCATcccgagctgctgctggggtgcaCGGCCGGGGGGCTGCATGGTGCTGGGGGCACCTCCCCAAGGTCATGGGGCCACAACGGGTCTCACCTTACCTTTGCTGCAGGGCAGattctggcagcagctgcaggctgtaTTTTTAGGTATTAATTAGACACTCAATTACGGGGATTTGCTTTGGTGAGAGTGGCAGGGCCCCTGGGTCTGTCTAGGATGACACGACCTTACCCGAGGGGACAGGCACGGCCACAGGGAGGGAACAGCACCCCCGGATGCCCAACCGGCAGCTCAGGAGCAGGATCGGTCCCCtcgctgcagggctgctgccagggcatgGGGTGGTCGTGgtttttcctctcccccaggTTTGGCAGAGGAGCCCCCACCTCCGCAGcaagccctgctgtgctggctccTTCTCGATGCTGCCAAAAAGCAACGAGCTCGATGGCTCCAGGGAGCGCTTTCAAAGCGCTGATAGAAGGAAGGCAGTGAGGGAGCCCTGCATTTCCAGCACAGACACCACAAAATGGCTTTGCCCCACTCCCCAGTTAGATTTTGGGGTTAGTGATGCCGAGGACACTCGAGCTGATCTCCAACCCCGTGTGCCACTGTGCTGAAGCCGTGGTCGTGGATCCTGGATGCCCATGGAGGCATCCCCCCTGTCTGACCCACTGCAGCACTGGGCGCCCCGTTGCCacccctggctctgcagcaaggACACGCTGCATTTCCTAAAAGAGCATCCCAGGTCTGACCACCCACCACATGGAGCCACAGCTTCAGCACCACACATTCCCTCTCCAGGGCTCAGCCAGGAGCAACCGAagccaccccaaaaccccacagACGCTCTGCGAGGGACCTTCCTAGCTGCTCTGAAGCTCAGTGCATGCCCTACCCCATGAGGCAGCCGAGTCTCAGAGCAGCCCCTGGgatttaaaaatgcctttcagaCCTTTGTTTAACCAAGCCCCCACAGGAACGGGGCCCACCGCTGcccgcagcctccccctgcAACCTCACTCAGCCCCCGTTCACCGCGCGGGCGCAATTCTGCGGTCGATTCCCTCCTGAAcccctgccaggctgctgagAGCAACTGCGGTGCTCCAACGCTACGTCTGCACGAACCTCTGAGCCGTGCCTTTGCGAGCGGCAGCGACACCGCTGCGGGTTTTTTCATACTGTCACGAGGAGCTGCCAAGGACCCATCTTGCAAACAAACACGGGGCTGCCTTCAGAGAGCAGCTGGCGCGGAGTCTGCACAAGACAGATGGAGACAGGAGCTGTTTATTCACACGGAAAGCCTGGCTCCCTCTCGTTCGGTAGGTGTTCTCAGCAAATTTTGGTGGTGTCTCAAATTCCTCACCCAGGGCTTTAAAGCTTTTGTCTCTGGCCAAGCGTGGACTGAATTCGCTCCGGCTATTTCTCCAGCTGGGAAACGCACGTATGTGCGCTCCGTGGTGCCAAGGGCTGTGGAAGAGGGGAGAAGGAGCAAGACCAGGGTCATATCGCTGTACCACGGCCACAGCACCCGAAACAGCCCGGGAGCACCTGCACCACTTGGGACAGACTGCCCTGGTTTTAGGAACATCAGGATTGCGCTGCCTCTGACTCCCCGAGCAGCCGAACGCAGTGAACCCGACCTGGACCTCAGAGCAGCAGATGCGAGATGCTGGAGACAGCAATGCTGCACCTGCTGTGCAGGGTTGTTGCTCCTCAACCTAAGCTGTCCCCACAGCAGGACTGTTTttggcagagcacagcaacctcccttccctgctcagcacccatAGAGCCCCCAAAAAGTGTCTCCCCTTCTCCTGGGTGTAGGgatgctctgtgctgcctgctctggCACCGATACCAGTTCCCAAGCGCAAGTGCCAGCCCGAGGCAAAGGCAAGGGGTGAACTCGGACCACCAGCATCATGGGCATTTGGGTCAAATCCTGCCAGACTGTGCATCCTGGGGATGGTGCGAACTTACCTGGGAGCGGAGGTGAGCTGAATCCAGCAGAGAGACACGGTGCTCCCCACACGCTGGAGCGTTAAGCTGACGGGTTGCTTTGGGCTGCTGCTTTGACTTTAttgcaaattaaaatcagtACGAAGGATCTTTTCATCCCACCCCTACAGAACTAAAGAAAACATCCCTCCGAGTTAAAAAACCACAGCATTATCCCACCTAACACCCAAGGGCACAGCATGCAGCACGCGCTCCATTAGGACTCAGTTGCAAGGCTCATGCATGGGCACTAAACCTGGTGACAAAGGCACCCGTCCCACCTGTCTGCCGTGGAGTTTGCCAAGGCTTCGCTCACTTCAAGGTGAAGGAAGggttaaaagaaagaaaccaggCTAAATGAACCCAAGTCTGTCCCAAAATAGATGTTAAAAGACTCTTTCTTTGGTTGCAAGGTTGCAGAATGCTCAGACTGCAAAGGGAGCTTCAGGACATGATGCCATTTtgaaaaaacaaggaattcacTACTATTTCTTGGACCCTTGCTTATAATTTATTCTGTCATTGCAAAAAAAGTCCTTTTAGATATCTTTGTACATTAAACACTAGGAAAGTTAAGGTAgatctttttaatatatatatatttatatatatatttatatatatatacatacacatatatacacaatGATGCATTTAAAAGTTACTATTTCCTCAGTGATTACAATACCGTTCTTCAAATCGCTTGCTTCTGAAATGATCATGACTCGATGCCACTGCTAAAAATACCTTGTGCCGTGTGCAAGGAATACCAACAAGACACCACCAGGCATTTCTGGGTTTGCCACAGAGCTAGAGAGATGCGCTGCCTTCTCTGCATTCATTCTCGAGGctccaaaataacaaaaaacagatatttttgcaGAGTATTAAGTAAAAGCTGCCAGATATTGTGCAAAGGCAATGTTACATTTGAGCTCAGGAGAAGATTTGCTTTCATCTCccctaaaaaaaattaaaaccaacacCCTGGAAAGGCCTCATCGCAAGGTGGAATTTCATCTGAGGTGACACCCAAGAGGAACACCTCCAGGATTTGAGATTCTGGCCAATTCAGACATCTACTTTGGGGGATGAAGGGCAGCAGTGGGGTCGGCATGGCTTTGTGGAGCATCCCATTCCTTCTTCCCAGTGCGGAGCCGGCCACCGTCATTGCGGTGACTGGTGATGGGGAAGGAGTCATGGAGGAGGTGCTCGGGGCTGCCGTAGGACCTGGCTCCTGCCCGCAGGGCTCTGCCTTCGCCAGCCACCCCTCACTTCACCTGCGCCACGATGAAGCCAGACTCCCGCATGCTCTCGTAGTACTCGATGGCCAACGCAAAGTCAAACTCGTTGACGGCTGGCCCATCGATGGCGATCTTCATGAGGTCGGACAGCCCCTCGTCCTTCACGCAGCGCGACCGGCCGCGCTTCAGCAGCTCCCGGCCCCGACTGATCTTCTCGGCCAGGACCGAACCCAACGGCAAGGCCAAGGCGATGGCCGCGAGGATGGCGAAGTCCGGGAAGAGCTCGTGCATCTCGGAGTTGCTGTAAACCAGTTTGACACAGAGGTCCTTGAAGGACAGCTGGCTGAGGCTGAAGACGATCCGCTTGAAGAGGGGGAAATCGCTCAGGGCCCTCTCGCTCACCACCACCCGGGAGTAGGCCTGCAGGAGGAAATTCAGCTCGCTGACCCCATAGCTGCCAATGTCCTCCAAAGACTGGGGGTAACACTTGGGGTTGAAGATGGCCGAGAAGGAGCTGACGGCCTCCAGGACGCTGCTGGGGAACCTGTCCAGCAGATTGCCCCGCACACTCTCCAGGTAGGTCTCCTTCAGGTGCTCGAAGTGCTTCAGGTGCACCTTGGAGCAGTTAGCCAGCTCCACGCCCTTGTAGTAAAGACGTCTCTCGCCCTCCCGGTCGTCCCGCGGGTGCTCGTTCATCTCGTTGAGGAACTCTTGGAGGTTCTGGCCGCTGGCGCTCTTCTGGGCCTGCAGGGTGGTGGCCGTGGCGGAGACGATGGGTTTCAGGATGGAGAGGTCGAAGTCCTCGATCTGGAAAAAGCGGCTGAGTTTCTGGAAGATGGGGAGGACATCCAGGAGGATCTTGGTGAAGGCCACGAACTGGAACTTCTTGAGCTCTTCGCAGAGGCCAAGGGCCACAGGTGACCGCTCTGCCTCACTCTCCAGCAGTAGCACCAATGTGGGCCACGAGGAATCGATGGCTTCCACAGCTGGGAAAATAGAAGTCCAGTGGATGGCCTTGGGGCTCCCGAGGTCTATCTCGCAGAGGTCCAGGACGCTccgcagctcctgcaggctgtTGCTTTCCCCCCTGAAGCTCGAGTAGAGCCTGTAGACGGCGTCCACAGTGGTCTCGTACTTCTGGAGGTATTCAATGCTGACGATGCtctgggtgggcagcagggagctcccATGGGACAGGCAGTGCATCTCTGTGAGCAGTGGGCAGAGGGAGCTCAGCGCTGTCCCCACCCCGCTCAGCCGCTCAGCCACCAGCGAGGCGCTGTCGGCGCTGAGCCAGGTGATCTTCATGGTGGGGATGCCGAAGGAGCGCATCACCTCACCCACCTTGCCCGCCACCGTGGAGGcctccccagcaggcagctcgaAGCTccccaggaaggtggtggaggTCTGCCCGTTGCAGGGGGAGACGGTGGTGGTGAACATGGCAAGGTTGCGGTGCTCCAGCACGTCCACCGTCTCGTCCACCACCAGCCCGACAAACGGCGAGGCTTTTATCCTGTGCCTGTCCTCATTGTGCAGGACCTTGGCGATCGCTGCCTGAGCCAGTTAAGGATGCGCAGGGCaggtggggagggaaagagaaatacaaatgaacTTTAAAAGCACATGGGAGATGTGCAGCACCCCTAGCAAAACAAGCTGCAAGGCACCCATGCTCAGATCTCCCCAAAAGCAGCGCGAGGTCCCAAATCTGAGAAGCCCCTAAGCACGTGCTTGGCTCCCACTGGCCACTGGGCACCCGCCTTCAAAGCAAAGCATTGCCCGGAGGAATCGAAGCCACTTTTGCTCATGTTTTAAGCTGCTTGCTGATTTAGGTGCAACAGCTGGGGATCTTAAATGCAAGTGCCTACAAATTGCTCTCAAACCCTGAATTCAGATGTTGGCAAATTCTGCTTTCGGTCCCTCAGGTATTTTTAGGAGCTAGAGGAAGTCAATGAGACATCGGCACATTTGAACTGCAACTTCAGATACATGCTTGAAATTGGAATGTTTTAGCACCCGTTTCTggatgaaaatatttccctaaTTTGTAGCTTAAAACATGGAGCAAGTCCATCAGTCACGGCTGTTTGGCACGGGAGTACCAAACCCAGCTTTCTCATGGAAAGAGCCACGGAAAGCATCTCTGCAAACCTTATTTAAAGCCATGCAATGCTCCCGTGTCCCACCATTCAGCTCACAACTTGCTGTGGCTCGCTTTTTGCTCCGTTCCATCCAAGTGCACAGCAATAGCACTTAAAGCAGCCACGAGCGCTGAATCACACTGCAAGAGCAGGTTATATTATGGTTGTGTCCGCAGACCTCAAAAGCAATTTTGGCCTTATAATGCTGTGCGAGTTGTATATACAAGTCAACTCCCTGCTGgaaattgctttctcttttctaataTGCTGCCTCCTGTTTCCTCTGGCCGCATCCCAAGCAGCGAGTTAAGGTCATCTGCTGTGGGCTGAAGGCAGCCAGCTCCCTgcatcctcctccctccccacttcCTCAGGGCTCCCAAGACCCTGCCTGTGCCAGGAGCTCATTAAGACACCTAACCCCTGCTTCTTCAGCTGTGACTCTGTCACTTTAGTGCTTTTCAAGCAAAGCATGGGCAGGAGCGGTAATAAAACTTTGGGGCATCTCTCCCTTCTTTGCTCCATTTTAGCCATTTCATGGAAATGCTGCCGGTTCAGAGGGAAAACTTTCTCTGCAAGTGCAAACGCTGTAAGTAGCACTCCAGGCTGAGAAATCTAATTAGTGGATTTAGCCTATCTGCACTGAAATAGGGCTCCTTATATATCTAAAAAGCCTGGCAAACTGCCAagcttcactgaaaaattaatttgattttaacagGCATGAACCATttgtaaaattcaaaaaaaatatatgtatccTTTCTAAACTCTCTGGCTACTCGATCTTTCTGATCACTCGGTTTAGGGCAAAAGAGGAAAAGCCCACTGTGCTGGCATGCCAGTTGAAGTCCCGAGCTTTCATCCTTCGAGCCTGCAGCAGCAACTCGCAGCGATGGGCATCACGCTCTGACAGCAGGAGTGGCTGCTCCCAATCCCTGTGTTCTCTTAAGGCACACACATGGCTGAGAGCCCCCGGCTCCCTCGATAGAGCCCATTGCTTTCTCTAGCCCCTTCGTCCTCCTGAGTTGTCAGATCAGGGAATGACACCAGCAAGGTGccatgtttattattttttaatgtggaagCACTTGCTGTCAGTCTCTACTGAAAATATGGGAAAGCTGGACGATCGCCTGGCTCCAGCACCCATCCAGGTGGGATCAGAACAGCCAAGGAGCTGGCTATGATCTTGTCTCTCCTTGCTTCCCGCAGTCCctgctgcaaaaatgcattttttttggccCTGGTGAGGCAGAGCACACACTcgcctccagccccagcccatgGGATGGGAGCATGTGCCTAAGGCTCCTGTTCACacatgcagcagctgaagaaaatccGGCGATGCCAGACACAACGCAAGCTCAGGGGTGCTGCAAAGCGCGGAGCTCCCAGCACGAGCCCCAAAACCTCTTTGCTGCGTGCCACGGGAGCTTCACAGCACGGTCCAGCCCCAAAACAGCCACCGAACACCACGGGCGAAGAGACCCCCAGCCCATCGTACACACCTGCATCTCCCTGACGCTGCTGGGGTGGTAGTACTCGCTGTGCTCGGAGGCGAGCAGCGCCTGGCACAGGTTGAACTTCTGCAAGTCCAGCAGGGAGGAGCACTTCTCCTCCGGGATCTCCTCCTTGGCCATCCAGTAGACGGTGGTGA
The sequence above is drawn from the Cygnus olor isolate bCygOlo1 chromosome 25, bCygOlo1.pri.v2, whole genome shotgun sequence genome and encodes:
- the C25H17orf113 gene encoding transmembrane protein C17orf113 homolog, which gives rise to MVPPGKKPAGETSNSNKKCKRYFNEHWKEEFTWLEFDYERKLMFCIECRQALVKNKHGKAENAFTVGTDNFQRHALLRHVTSGAHRQALAVNREQLAFEARVHGHPELRSVLKVEVNPAKVAILTTVYWMAKEEIPEEKCSSLLDLQKFNLCQALLASEHSEYYHPSSVREMQAAIAKVLHNEDRHRIKASPFVGLVVDETVDVLEHRNLAMFTTTVSPCNGQTSTTFLGSFELPAGEASTVAGKVGEVMRSFGIPTMKITWLSADSASLVAERLSGVGTALSSLCPLLTEMHCLSHGSSLLPTQSIVSIEYLQKYETTVDAVYRLYSSFRGESNSLQELRSVLDLCEIDLGSPKAIHWTSIFPAVEAIDSSWPTLVLLLESEAERSPVALGLCEELKKFQFVAFTKILLDVLPIFQKLSRFFQIEDFDLSILKPIVSATATTLQAQKSASGQNLQEFLNEMNEHPRDDREGERRLYYKGVELANCSKVHLKHFEHLKETYLESVRGNLLDRFPSSVLEAVSSFSAIFNPKCYPQSLEDIGSYGVSELNFLLQAYSRVVVSERALSDFPLFKRIVFSLSQLSFKDLCVKLVYSNSEMHELFPDFAILAAIALALPLGSVLAEKISRGRELLKRGRSRCVKDEGLSDLMKIAIDGPAVNEFDFALAIEYYESMRESGFIVAQVK